Proteins co-encoded in one Aspergillus flavus chromosome 2, complete sequence genomic window:
- a CDS encoding golgi family reassembly stacking protein (Golgi reassembly stacking protein, putative), whose amino-acid sequence MFGVLNRFIGHLDGEPVQQPRAATSDNAFGFQVLRNKDPELPLEPWFDFIVGINGRLIDYPDPNLFATEVRNCAGSSVTFEIWSAKGQKTHTVSIPISPSNPTLGVALQLAPLSSTQHIWHVLNIPSPLSPAYRAGLLPHSDYIIGTPSGTLRGESALGELVEDHLDRTLVLWVYNSEFDVVREVELVPTRGWGGEGALGAELGYGALHRLPVGLGEEVEGPGEVVFETRADGTSTPVLDPMHPTQSQGAGPGATAGGHFLVPANMTAPPPLASQAPRSLSGSPAPGPSPAARRGKTRQYAVSPNRAFDEYFAEGEQKSKEEDYAPSRKGTPLPPPPKGIRSPPPSGSPAPATE is encoded by the exons ATGTTCGGAGTTCTGAACCGCTTTATTGGCCACCTGGACGGCGAGCCAGTCCAGCAGCCTCGAGCCGCCACCAGCGATAATGCATTTGGCTTCCAAGTACTCCGCAACAAGGACCCGGAGCTGCCCCTGGAGCCATGGTTTGACTTCATTGTTGGCATTAATGGGCGTCTGATT GACTATCCAGACCCGAATCTCTTCGCTACAGAAGTTCGTAATTGCGCCGGCTCCAGTGTGACATTTGAAATCTGGAGTGCAAAG GGTCAGAAGACACACACCGTCTCTATTCCAATCTCCCCATCTAATCCTACGCTGGGCGTTGCATTGCAGCTCGCGCCTCTTTCCTCGACACAACATATCTGGCATGTCTTGAACATCCCATCACCTCTCAGCCCGGCATACAGGGCAGGGTTACTTCCACACTCAGACTACATCATCGGAACGCCTAGTGGAACGTTACGGGGAGAATCCGCACTGGGAGAATTGGTGGAGGACCACCTCGACCGGACACTGGTGCTGTGGGTGTACAACAGCGAATTCGACGTAGTACGCGAGGTCGAATTGGTGCCCACCCGAGGCTGGGGTGGTGAGGGCGCACTAGGGGCCGAGCTAGGCTACGGTGCATTACACAGACTACCCGTTGGGTTGGGCGAGGAGGTAGAAGGCCCTGGCGAGGTAGTATTTGAAACGCGTGCAGATGGCACTTCCACACCCGTTCTGGATCCGATGCATCCCACTCAGAGCCAGGGTGCCGGACCTGGTGCTACTGCTGGCGGTCATTTTCTGGTCCCCGCCAATATGACAGCGCCGCCTCCCTTGGCATCGCAGGCGCCACGAAGCCTTTCTGGGTCACCAGCGCCTGGTCCGTCACCTGCTGCGCGCCGGGGCAAGACCCGTCAATATGCCGTTTCGCCTAACCGGGCGTTTGATGAGTACTTTGCCGAGGGAGAACAGAAGAGTAAAGAAGAGGACTACGCTCCATCACGAAAGGGAACGCCGCTGCCTCCTCCGCCGAAAGGGATCCGGTCTCCGCCACCGTCAGGAAGTCCTGCGCCGGCGACGGAATAG
- a CDS encoding putative mitochondrial protein: protein MSFRPMFQQRAVAPIAATLLAGGVAFYPRRTAFAEEPKNDRKPIYDDFPADIPEPTKSLPLSPPKSSPFSSSSPTPTDILTAQVRHARLFLYENSLAAENCFNDFLSRALHIENAFTNTIASLAPSPESGERLLPGGAYVIVSAMAGSIVSRNRGILLRTASPLAFGTVAAWTLLPVTMRNISDLVWEYEKKVPAIAEQHLYLRERAEHIWSTGVAHSGMARAMMEDKIGETRKKLEELVSKGH from the exons ATGTCCTTTCGGCCGATGTTCCAGCAG CGGGCTGTGGCCCCCATCGCTGCCACTCTTTTGGCTGGAGGTGTAGCCTTCTATCCCCGGCGAACCGCCTTCGCTGAGGAGCCTAAGAATGAT AGGAAACCGATCTATGATGACTTCCCGGCCGATATCCCGGAACCCACCAAGTCCCTTCCTCTGTCTCCTCCCAAGTCATCTccattctcctcctcgtccccTACTCCCACAGACATCTTGACTGCTCAGGTCCGACACGCCCGTCTTTTCCTCTACGAAAACTCCCTCGCCGCCGAGAACTGCTTCAACGACTTCCTGTCCCGGGCCCTGCACATCGAGAACGCTTTCACCAACACCATCGCCTCGTTGGCCCCGTCGCCTGAGTCTGGCGAGCGTCTCCTCCCCGGCGGCGCCTATGTCATCGTCTCTGCCATGGCCGGTTCTATCGTGTCCCGCAACCGTGGTATCCTCCTGCGCACTGCCTCGCCGCTCGCGTTCGGTACCGTGGCCGCCTGGACCCTCCTGCCGGTGACGATGCGCAACATCTCCGACCTGGTGTGGGAGTACGAGAAGAAGGTTCCCGCTATTGCTGAGCAGCACCTCTACCTCCGTGAACGGGCTGAGCATATCTGGTCTACTGGCGTGGCACACAGCGGCATGGCGCGGGCCATGATGGAAGATAAGATCGGAGAGACTCGCaagaagctggaggagctggtcAGCAAGGGTCACTAG
- a CDS encoding putative transcription factor TFIID complex 145 kDa subunit — translation MPHATDLPAPDAEDADFESVMRQMNGPLADGGMSFDFLQRDLEPGEKADDAVDYEDFDDDELPEEEERAQVPAENGELAMDEDKGLFEAEEEDLFGDQGDEPQPQPEGGDELDDLFGEGPASPVQDHADVTRDLFEEDEQPQPAPETIETPAPEPEPMAMEEDEDILDDNDIGTVAEDMDPAALRAWKLQQALFAMSTVGPDNPPAPPENVEELLHSLFPKFDRKTLPRFLELIPHKKAFFLGKQPPKPPKPVLPSKVNIELAQDQERAFKSGGQVLKRSLESEHLGLVAVAEATPEEEEEEEVKEDFDLDTDTDEVLPGGVTLNDLRVVCMDWDVKSDISIMDIDEPIAEEVTEDAEDDWLLESTRPVKKRKLGRDPAELIAFSHIDVPLIDDPERATSRIAQKVTVDMNDPHILLDERGPESATQKPKAIGALNRDEMDVNVTRRLTSRYNISNDQAYDMLKQNHQNKVRSTLGNVTLEHSMPALRLQWPYYKTELAKAEARSFHRPALSFRPGQTCWFKNATYIKRKHQKGKDVKTLYNSTKALSLADNSTALLVEYSEEVPVMLSNFGMSNRIINYYRRKNMDDPTRPKAEIGETAVLLPQDKSPFSIFGHVDPGEITPAISNSMYRAPLFQHETKPTDFLIIRSSTGSGGSDYFIRNIENLFVAGQQFPSVDVPGPHSRKVTTVAKNRMKMLVYRLLKKSPDLRLSISDVTAHIPGTSDMQNRQKVKDFLQHDKDSKYWVPLEPVPEQDVIRSWVQPEDVCLLESMQVGQQHLHDTGYGNDAETGGDEDNDEETESFEQQMAPWKATRNFLLASQGKAMLKLHGEGDPTGRGEGFSFIKTSMKGGFKAIGESVEDKLDAQRLKELGGHSYNVARQQKSYETSIRRIWDAQKASLSSTVEHSDDDSDIDRELEEEFNKPTPRSEAPTPGPGRRDDETTSQFSKMSMPDQRGKVLRIVRQFKDDKGQIYSKETMVWDPRVIRHYIQHRHKLEALTTKLENLQPTGDPEVDARNKKLLEAELSRLNRNKERRFAREKQKGATRTSADSPADGGPGGSGKGAGTQRKCANCGQVGHIKTNKKCVPSTSPLSASDREPLPFFASSFTSPGLASARPRARRRTRTPAAMLQMSTPNPDMQNGPQTQMIPKDPVLYPDTSPGRSSGTLTRL, via the exons ATGCCTCACGCTACCGACCTACCGGCACCCGATGCCGAAGATGCCGACTTCGAGAGTGTTATGCGCCAGATGAACGGCCCCCTCGCAGATGGCGGCATGTCTTTCGATTTCTTACAGCGGGACTTGGAACCTGGCGAGAAAGCAGACGACGCGGTGGACTACGAGGATTTCGATGATGACGAACTTcctgaagaggaggagagggcACAAGTCCCCGCTGAAAATGGAGAGTTAGCTATGGATGAGGACAAAGGCTTGTTtgaagcagaggaagaagatctctTCGGGGACCAGGGAGACGagccacaaccacaaccagaAGGTGGCGATGAGCTGGATGACCTCTTTGGTGAGGGACCCGCGTCTCCTGTTCAAGATCATGCCGATGTTACCCGTGATTTgttcgaggaggatgaaCAGCCTCAACCTGCGCCGGAGACGATTGAGACACCTGCTCCCGAGCCGGAACCCAtggccatggaagaagacgaggatatTTTGGACGACAACGACATAGGTACGGTGGCGGAAGACATGGACCCAGCGGCTCTACGAGCATGGAAGTTACAACAGGCTCTATTTGCCATGTCGACCGTCGGTCCGGACAACCCACCCGCACCACCGGAAAACGTCGAAGAGCTTTTACACTCACTGTTCCCCAAATTTGATCGCAAAACCCTTCCTCGCTTTCTCGAACTCATCCCTCACAAGAAAGCTTTCTTTCTCGGCAAGCAGCCTCCGAAGCCTCCCAAGCCGGTGCTCCCTAGCAAAGTCAACATAGAACTGGCTCAAGATCAGGAGAGGGCTTTTAAATCAGGTGGTCAGGTGCTCAAGCGCTCGTTGGAGTCAGAACATCTGGGGTTAGTGGCCGTTGCTGAGGCTACaccggaggaggaagaggaagaagaggttaAGGAGGATTTCGACCTTGACACCGATACCGATGAGGTGCTGCCGGGGGGTGTTACGTTGAATGATCTTCGTGTCGTTTGTATGGATTGGGATGTCAAGAGTGATATTTCTATCATGGATATTGACGAACCTATTGCTGAAGAGGTGACAGAGGATGCTGAAGATGATTGGCTGCTGGAGAGTACCCGTCCAGTGAAAAAGCGCAAGCTTGGCAGAGACCCGGCGGAATTGATTGCTTTCTCTCATATAGACGTGCCATTGATTGATGATCCCGAGCGAGCAACATCACGCATCGCCCAAAAGGTGACAGTGGACATGAATGATCCTCACATCCTCCTCGACGAACGGGGACCCGAATCTGCGACACAGAAACCGAAGGCTATTGGTGCTCTTAATCGGGATGAAATGGATGTAAATGTCACTCGCCGCCTCACCTCACGCTATAACATATCAAATGATCAAGCATACGACATGCTGAAACAGAACCACCAGAACAAGGTCCGAAGCACCTTGGGCAATGTCACTCTCGAGCACAGTATGCCGGCTCTTCGTTTGCAATGGCCATATTACAAGACCGAGCTTGCCAAAGCGGAGGCTCGATCGTTTCATCGCCCAGCTTTATCTTTCCGGCCCGGCCAGACTTGTTGGTTCAAAAACGCTACGTATATTAAACGCAAGCACCAAAAGGGCAAGGATGTCAAGACTCTGTACAATTCTACCAAGGCATTGTCCCTTGCCGACAACTCCACTGCCTTACTGGTGGAGTATTCTGAGGAGGTCCCCGTCATGCTGTCGAACTTTGGCATGTCTAATCGAATCATTAATTATTACCGTCGGAAAAATATGGACGATCCGACTCGCCCGAAAGCAGAAATTGGTGAAACAGCGGTTCTCCTCCCTCAGGATAAGAGCCCTTTCTCTATTTTTGGTCATGTTGACCCAGGCGAGATTACCCCAGCTATCTCCAACTCGATGTATCGGGCTCCGCTGTTCCAGCATGAGACCAAGCCCACGGATTTCTTAATTATACGCAGTAGCACCGGTTCCGGAGGCAGTGACTATTTTATCAGGAACATTGAAAACCTGTTTGTCGCTGGTCAACAGTTCCCGTCTGTGGATGTTCCTGGCCCCCATTCACGGAAGGTCACCACTGTTGCAAAGAATCGCATGAAGATGCTTGTGTATCGcctcttgaagaagagccCTGATCTGCGGCTTTCCATCAGCGACGTCACCGCTCACATCCCTGGCACCAGCGATATGCAGAACCGCCAGAAGGTCAAGGACTTTCTTCAACACGACAAAGACTCGAAATACTGGGTGCCCCTGGAGCCCGTTCCTGAGCAGGACGTAATTCGCTCGTGGGTTCAGCCCGAGGATGTATGTCTCCTTGAATCGATGCAGGTCGGCCAGCAGCACCTTCATGATACGGGTTATGGCAACGATGCTGAAACAGGAGGTGACGAAGACAATGACGAGGAGACAGAGAGTTTCGAACAGCAGATGGCTCCTTGGAAGGCGACTCGTAATTTCCTTCTGGCATCCCAGGGCAAGGCTATGCTCAAACTCCATGGAGAGGGTGACCCCACTGGTCGTGGCGAGGGCTTCAGTTTCATCAAGACCTCCATGAAAGGAGGTTTCAAGGCCATTGGCGAAAGTGTTGAAGATAAGCTAGATGCCCAGAGACTGAAGGAACTCGGCGGTCACAGTTACAATGTCGCCAGACAACAAAAGTCATACGAAACCTCGATCCGTCGGATCTGGGATGCGCAAAAGGCTAGTCTCTCGTCGACGGTTGAGCACTCAGACGATGACAGTGACATCGACCGGGAATTAGAAGAAGAGTTTAACAAACCTACCCCAAGATCTGAAGCCCCTACACCAGGCCCGGGCCGCCGTGATGACGAAACAACTAGTCAGTTCAGCAAGATGAGCATGCCGGATCAGAGAGGTAAGGTCTTACGCATCGTTCGACAATTCAAGGACGACAAGGGCCAGATATATTCCAAAGAAACCATGGTCTGGGATCCCCGGGTCATCCGCCACTATATACAGCATCGCCATAAGTTGGAAGCTCTAACCACCAA ACTCGAGAATCTTCAACCAACAGGCGATCCAGAAGTAGACGCTCGCAACAAGAAACT CCTCGAAGCCGAACTCAGCCGCCtaaacagaaacaaagagcgACGATTCGCTCGCGAGAAACAAAAAGGCGCGACCCGCACATCAGCCGATTCCCCAGCCGACGGAGGCCCCGGCGGCAGCGGCAAAGGTGCAGGCACCCAACGCAAATGCGCTAACTGCGGCCAAGTCGGTCACATCAAGACCAACAAGAAGTGCGTCCCCTCTACAAGCCCCCTCTCTGCTTCTGATAGAGAACCCCTccccttctttgcttcttctttcacttCCCCTGGACTCGCTTCTGCTCGCCCAAgagcaaggagaagaacaaggaccCCAGCTGCAATGCTTCAGATGTCTACCCCAAATCCCGACATGCAAAATGGTCCCCAGACGCAAATGATCCCAAAGGACCCAGTTTTATATCCAGACACAAGTCCGGGTCGAAGTAGCGGAACGCTAACACGCTTGTGA
- a CDS encoding RNA cap guanine-N2 methyltransferase-domain-containing protein — MSGDHTTEEAPPEVHHYNDIGEVPWDIQNYWAQRYKIFSKYDEGVWLTDDAWFGVTPEPVANKIAEHIASAAPASRMVLVDAFAGAGGNTIAFARSGRWKRVYAIEKNPAVLQCAKHNAKIYGVEDKITWFEGDSLQIVNNQLKDLGPYSVLFASPPWGGPGYRSDKVFNLRTMEPYSLATLYGEYALFTEHMVLYLPRTSNVKQLAKLVKDGEKATVMHYCMEGASKALCIYYGGFNLQ, encoded by the exons ATGTCTGGAGATCACACTACAGAGGAAGCTCCTCCAGAGGTTCACCATTACAACGATATTGGAGAAGTTCCTTGGGATATCCAGAA CTATTGGGCACAACGCTATAAGATCTTCTCCAAATATGACGAGGGTGTCTGGCTAACAGACGATGCATGGTTTGGCGTTACACCTGAGCCAGTTGCTAA TAAGATAGCTGAGCATATCGCCAGCGCGGCTCCCGCGTCTCGCATGGTCCTGGTTGATGCATTTGCTGGTGCCGGAGGTAATACCATCGCCTTTGCGCGATCGGGTCGCTGGAAACGAGTTTATGCTATCGAGAAGAATCCGGCAGTCTTGCAGTGCGCGAAGCACAATGCTAAGATATATGGAGTTGAAGATAAGATCACCTGGTTTGAGGGTGACAGCCTCCAGATCGTGAACAACCAACTCAAGGACTTGGGTCCATATAGCGTTCTGTTTGCAAGCCCTCCATGGGGTG GACCTGGGTATCGCTCCGACAAGGTATTCAATCTGCGCACAATGGAACCCTATTCCTTGGCTACATTATACGGCGAATATGCTTTGTTTACGGAGCATATGGTCCTCTATCTTCCTCGGACATCGAACGTGAAGCAGCTCGCGAAACTAGTCAAGGATGGCGAAAAAGCAACAGTGATGCATTATTGTATGGAAGGCGCTAGCAAGGCGCTGTGCATCTATTACGGCGGGTTCAACCTCCAATAA
- a CDS encoding kinase-like domain-containing protein, with amino-acid sequence MMSESASDASAAQRVRRDRIRVRIGRRSSRILSLLGFRGFPNGKLSICSTAPWSVTTRADSYGLGSTPSAVDPDHPSHTANYPQTIQSFQSHCAQGIHTSRNTAVREVETIHAHPPSSPILDHRSSSVLFIPSAHSNKQRETHKDKREAGAVSRSSESYETRGPKGLGERRSRSTPAAFTHIVSRKLSTTFGNPTVIRRSRLRRRPSVRILKFPAATIPNLNNQGDSANDSSDPSSSPTSSGSPLRAKSTPPTSAEPSIFHEIVEHYQDDTVGWRPTLGTFRPVTGRKLTPIEESPGVTPTVRTVEAVANAKVFFETYFRSIYSDINQRSQRQRELEQYIHSLPLTLEEKNRVWQNWIVQEQEYLRQCRVLKSRFHGACHDETVSIAGFEVLKELGRGSFGVVHLVRENNAGETPTAVMKHPCPKLINARAARGSENHRRKVMTGEKKDVFAMKVIRKSAMIRNSQEGHLRAERDFLVASAKSRWIVPLIASFQDINHLYLIMDYMVGGDFLGLLMRRCILPEDVAKWYIAEMVLCIEEAHRLCWIHRDVKPDNFLISASGHLKISDFGLAFDGHWAHDQVYYNEHRYSLVKRLGIQVDGDVEDQKEERTRKAEQAPLNNSDDTVTFMPPSVNLLEWRDQHQMRRLARSVVGTSQYMAPEVIRGSLYDGRCDWWSVGIILYECLYGFTPFAAKDRETTKWKIHHHHQTLHFPGERHTDRIVSTEASDFMNRLLQEKEYRLSCDAYRQNDVFNSRSTARHLLSSIDPRSRSYRNFYVYPNDAADIKAHPFFRGIIWEQLHQSSPPFIPKVKSWEDTRYFEDAGGVVDNDDISITTDAQGSGDGPEGTGYKPKPIQNQAESQQKQRGPIPDENTSIDATEPPTKTTKKQKHRKRPRDKMLRDMRIQKTVLRMRKEGAFVGYTYRRPKAVALAFAPERGRLYLSRGQLSEIYGL; translated from the exons ATGATGTCAGAGTCAGCTTCTGATGCCTCCGCGGCCCAACGGGTCAGAAGAGATAGAATTCGAGTTCGTATCGggagaagaagttccagGATACTATCTTTACTCGGTTTTCGAGGCTTTCCCAACGGTAAGCTATCAATTTGCAGTACTGCCCCATGGTCTGTCACCACGCGAGCTGATAGCTATGGCTTAGGCTCTACGCCCAGCGCTGTTGATCCAGACCACCCTTCACATACAGCAAACTACCCTCAGACAATTCAGTCATTTCAGTCTCATTGCGCACAAGGGATACACACTTCTCGAAATACGGCTGTCAGAGAAGTCGAAACTATCCATGCTCatcccccttcttccccaatTCTCGACCATCGCAGCTCCAGTGTATTGTTTATACCATCCGCCCATTCCAATAAGCAGAGAGAAACGCataaagataaaagagaGGCAGGAGCTGTGTCCCGGAGTTCAGAGTCATATGAGACTAGAGGACCTAAAGGTCTTGGGGAGCGGAGGAGTCGGTCCACCCCAGCAGCATTCACACACATAGTGTCGCGCAAATTATCAACTACTTTTGGAAATCCAACTGTCATTCGTCGTTCACGTCTACGTCGACGACCAAGCGTCCGTATCCTTAAATTCCCGGCTGCTACAATTCCCAACCTCAATAATCAAGGCGATAGTGCTAATGATAGTTCCGACCCTTCAAGCTCGCCTACCAGTAGCGGCTCTCCATTGAGGGCCAAATCAACGCCTCCAACCTCGGCAGAACCATCTATTTTTCACGAAATAGTAGAGCACTATCAAGATGATACGGTTGGGTGGCGGCCGACATTAGGCACATTTAGGCCTGTCACAGGGAGAAAGCTTACTCCGATCGAGGAGTCTCCCGGCGTGACACCCACAGTTCGTACCGTGGAGGCTGTTGCTAATGCTAAGGTCTTTTTCGAAACCTATTTCAGGTCGATCTACTCTGATATCAATCAACGCTCGCAAAGGCAGCGAGAACTCGAACAATACATACATTCACTGCCTCTGAcactggaggagaagaacCGAGTATGGCAGAACTGGATTGTCCAGGAACAAGAATATCTTCGCCAATGCAGAGTCCTCAAGTCGCGCTTCCACGGTGCTTGCCATGATGAGACTGTGTCAATTGCCGGGTTTGAAGTTCTGAAAGAACTGGGTAGAGGGAGTTTCGGCGTCGTTCATTTAGTTAGGGAGAACAACGCAGGCGAGACTCCTACTGCTGTGATGAAACATCCTTGCCCAAAGCTTATCAATGCGAGGGCAGCCCGAGGGAGCGAAAATCATCGTCGAAAAGTTATGActggagaaaaaaaggacGTCTTCGCCATGAAGGTCATCCGGAAGTCAGCGATGATACGCAATAGTCAAGAGGGCCACCTGCGAGCTGAACGGGATTTTCTTGTGGCATCTGCAAAATCCCGCTGGATCGTTCCTCTAATCGCAAGTTTCCAGGATATCAATCATCTATACCTCATCATGGACTATATGGTCGGCGGGGACTTCTTAGGCCTGTTGATGCGACGATGCATTCTGCCTGAAGATGTCGCGAAATGGTATATTGCAGAGATGGTACTGTGTATTGAGGAGGCACATAGACTCTGCTGGATCCATCGGGACGTCAAACCCGACAACTTCTTGATTTCCGCCTCGGGACATTTGAAAATATCAGACTTCGGCCTAGCCTTTGATGGTCACTGGGCCCATGACCAAGTTTACTACAACGAGCACCGATACTCCTTAGTCAAGAGGCTAGGGATTCAAGTTGATGGCGATGTTGAGgaccagaaagaagagcgAACAAGAAAAGCTGAACAAGCCCCGTTGAACAATAGCGACGACACAGTTACCTTCATGCCCCCTTCCGTGAATCTTCTCGAATGGAGAGATCAACATCAGATGCGAAGGCTAGCTAGGAGTGTGGTCGGTACTAGCCAATACATGGCCCCTGAAGTTATCCGGGGAAGTTTGTATGATGGAAGGTGTGACTGGTGGAGTGTAGGGATTATACTGTATGAA TGTCTATACGGCTTCACACCATTTGCTGCAAAAGATCGGGAAACGACAAAATGGAAGATTCAT catcaccaccaaacATTACATTTCCCAGGAGAGAGGCATACAGACAGAATTGTCTCAACAGAGGCAAGTGACTTCATGAATCGCCTACTCCAGGAGAAAGAGTATCGGCTTTCTTGTGATGCTTACCGACAGAATGATGTTTTCAATTCACGATCAACGGCGAGGCATCTCTTGTCCAGTATTGACCCCCGGAGCCGGAGTTATCGAAACTTCTATGTGTACCCTAACGATGCAGCCGATATCAAAGCCCATCCTTTCTTTCGCGGTATCATATGGGAACAGCTCCACCAGTCCAGTCCACCCTTCATTCCAAAAGTCAAGAGCTGGGAAGATACGAGGTATTTTGAAGATGCTGGAGGCGTGGTCGACAATGACGACATTTCCATCACCACGGATGCTCAAGGGTCCGGCGATGGGCCAGAAGGAACAGGATACAAACCGAAGCCCATACAGAATCAGGCAGAGtcgcagcagaagcagagggGACCCATCCCTGACGAGAACACCTCAATCGATGCTACAGAGCCTCCTACAAAGACTACGAAAAAACAGAAACATAGGAAAAGACCGCGGGATAAGATGCTACGGGACATGAGGATTCAGAAGACTGTCCTCAGGATGCGTAAGGAGGGAGCCTTCGTGGGCTACACCTACCGCCGACCCAAGGCTGTTGCACTGGCCTTCGCTCCCGAAAGAGGCCGACTCTACCTATCACGAGGACAACTGTCCGAAATCTATGGATTGTAG